One Panicum virgatum strain AP13 chromosome 9K, P.virgatum_v5, whole genome shotgun sequence genomic region harbors:
- the LOC120650389 gene encoding uncharacterized protein LOC120650389 yields MERRHGFFAALREEVARGLSPARARRKSEAAAADLAAAFRFAGGGGGGGEMLAPLMEGPDLESGDGEGGGGRGGARGRKEGWGHWVRGHLARAPSAAAGAGAARGDLRMLLGVMGAPLAPVHVCTADPFPHLSVKDTPIETSSAHYILQQYLAASGGHKLLASVRNAYTMGKVRMVATEHETAGRLTKNRNAGRGGEPGCFVLWQMAPEMWYIELAVGGSKVHAGCNGKLVWRHTPWLGAHAAKGPVRQLRRALQGLDPLVTASIFAGARCIGEKKVNGEDCFILKLSTDAETLKARSEGLAEMIRHVMFGYFSQRTGLLVHIEDSHLTRIQSNTGGDAVYWETTISSFMEDYRPVDGIMITHSGRSVVTLFRFGEVAMSHTKTRMEEVWSIEEVAFNVPGLSMDCFIPPTDIKSGSVDETMEITQGERSRAGPSPGHRAKVAALEKAEEGKVAWGGGTVLENHN; encoded by the exons ATGGAGAGGCGGCACGGCTTCTTcgcggcgctgcgggaggaggtggcgcgcgggctgtcgccggcgcgcgcgcgccgcaagtccgaggcggcggcggcggacctggCCGCCGCGTTCAGGTtcgccggaggaggcggtggcggcggcgagatgcTGGCGCCGCTCATGGAGGGGCCCGATCTGGAGTCCGGcgacggggagggcggcggcggccggggaggcgcgcgcgggaggAAGGAAGGCTGGGGGCACTGGGTGCGCGGCCACCTCGCGCGCGCCccgtccgcggcggccggcgccggcgcggcgcgcggcgaccTCAGGATGCTCCTCGGCGTCATGGGCGCGCCGCTCGCGCCGGTTCACGTCTGCACCGCCGACCCGTTCCCGCACCTCAGCGTCAAGGACACCCCCATC GAGACCTCGTCGGCACACTACATCCTGCAGCAGTACCTCGCGGCCTCCGGAGGGCACAAGCTTCTGGCGTCCGTGCGCAACGCCTACACCATGGGCAAGGTGCGCATGGTGGCAACTGAGCACGAGACCGCCGGCCGCCTCACCAAGAACCGCAATGCTGGACGCGGCGGGGAGCCCGGTTGCTTCGTGCTGTGGCAGATGGCTCCAGAAATGTGGTACATAGAGCTGGCTGTcggtgggagcaaggtgcacgCAGGGTGCAATGGCAAGCTCGTTTGGCGCCACACTCCATGGCTTGGTGCCCATGCTGCCAAGGGCCCTGTTCGCCAGCTTCGTCGTGCCCTTCAG GGCTTGGATCCACTGGTTACAGCAAGCATATTTGCTGGTGCACGGTGCATTGGGGAGAAAAAGGTGAATGGGGAGGATTGCTTCATCCTGAAGCTGAGCACAGACGCTGAGACCCTCAAGGCACGCAGCGAAGGCCTTGCAGAGATGATCAGGCATGTCATGTTTGGGTACTTCAGCCAGAGGACTGGTCTTCTTGTCCACATCGAGGATTCACATCTGACCCGAATTCAGTCAAACACCGGAGGGGATGCAGTCTACTGGGAGACTACCATCAGCTCGTTCATGGAGGACTACCGCCCAGTGGATGGTATAATGATCACGCATTCTGGTCGCTCAGTTGTGACCCTGTTCCGGTTCGGTGAGGTGGCCATGAGCCACACCAAGACTCGGATGGAGGAGGTGTGGAGCATTGAGGAGGTCGCATTCAACGTTCCTGGGTTGTCCATGGACTGTTTCATCCCACCCACTGATATCAAGTCTGGATCTGTTGACGAGACTATGGAGATTACCCAAGGCGAGAGGAGCAGGGCGGGCCCTTCACCAGGCCACCGCGCTAAAGTTGCTGCGCTGGAGAAGGCAGAAGAAGGTAAAGTGGCATGGGGAGGTGGAACCGTACTCGAAAATCACAACTGA
- the LOC120650391 gene encoding subtilisin-like protease SBT1.7, whose translation MGNTVMLRALVLALAVAAAAAGGGKRSTYIVHMAKSAMPPEYADHGEWYGASLRSVSAASKMLYAYDTVLHGFSARLTPAEAVGLARLEGVLAVNAEARYELHTTRTPEFLGIAGADLLPQSGTAADVVVGVLDTGVWPESPSYDDAGLGEVPSFWKGQCAAGAGFNASACNRKLVGARFFNKGYEAAMGPMDTDRESRSPRDDDGHGTHTSSTAAGAAVTDASLFGFAAGTARGMAPRARVAVYKVCWLGGCFSSDILAGMDAAVADGCGVLSLSLGGGAADYSRDSVAIGAFAAMEQNVLVSCSAGNAGPGTSTLSNVAPWITTVGAGTLDRDFPAYVALGNGNNYTGVSLYSGKPLPSTPLPIVYAANASNSTAGNLCMPGTLTPEKVAGKIVVCDRGVSARVQKGFVVRDAGGAGMVLSNTAANGQELVADAHLLPAAGVGEREGIAIKSYVASDPNPTATIVVAGTQVGVHPSPVVAAFSSRGPNMVTPEILKPDIIAPGVNILAAWTGRAGPTGLAADTRRVGFNIISGTSMSCPHVSGLAALLRSAHPEWSPAAVRSALMTTAYATYSGGGSPLLDAATGAAATPFDYGAGHVDPARAADPGLVYDLGARDYVDFLCALKYSPNMIAVVARSRDLGCAENKTYSVGGLNYPSFSVPFSTADGDGGESSAATTVTHTRTLTSVGGAGTYKVSTSVSGAARGVAVAVEPAVLAFASAGEKKSYTVRFTSRSQPSGTAGFGRLVWSDGKHSVASPIAFTWT comes from the coding sequence ATGGGTAACACCGTCATGCTGCGGGCGTTGGTGCTGGCGctcgcggtggccgccgccgccgccggcggcgggaagcGGAGCACGTACATCGTCCACATGGCCAAGTCGGCGATGCCGCCGGAGTACGCGGACCACGGCGAGTGGTACGGCGCCTCGCTGCGCTCCGTGTCCGCGGCCAGCAAGATGCTCTACGCCTACGACACGGTCCTGCACGGCTTCTCGGCGCGCCTCACGCCGGCGGAGGCCGTCGGCCTGGCGCGCCTCGAGGGCGTCCTCGCCGTGAACGCCGAGGCGCGTTACGAGCTGCACACCACGCGGACGCCCGAGTTCCTGGGCATCGCGGGCGCCGACCTGCTCCCGCAGtccgggacggcggcggacgTCGTCGTCGGGGTGCTCGACACCGGGGTGTGGCCCGAGAGCCCCAGCTACGACGACGCCGGGCTCGGGGAGGTGCCCTCCTTCTGGAAGGGCCAgtgcgcggcgggcgccggGTTCAACGCCTCCGCCTGCAACCGGAAGCTCGTCGGCGCGCGCTTCTTCAACAAAGGGTACGAGGCCGCCATGGGGCCCATGGACACGGACCGGGAGTCGCGGTCCCcgcgcgacgacgacggccaCGGCACGCACACGTCCtccacggccgccggcgccgccgtgacCGACGCCAGCCTCTTCGGGTTCGCGGCCGGCACGGCGCGCGGCATGGCGCCCCGGGCGCGCGTCGCCGTGTACAAGGTGTGCTGGCTCGGGGGCTGCTTCAGCTCCGACATCCTCGCGGGCAtggacgccgccgtcgccgacggctGCGGCgttctctcgctctctctcggcggcggcgccgcggactACTCGCGCGACAGCGTCGCCATCGGCGCCTTCGCCGCCATGGAGCAGAACGTCCTCGTCTCCTGCTCCGCCGGGAACGCCGGGCCCGGCACCTCCACGCTCTCCAACGTCGCGCCGTGGATCACCACCGTCGGCGCGGGCACGCTCGACCGCGACTTCCCGGCGTACGTCGCGCTCGGCAACGGCAACAACTACACGGGCGTCTCCCTCTACTCCGGGAAGCCCCTCCCCAGCACGCCGCTCCCCATCGTCTACGCGGCCAACGCCTCCAACTCCACCGCCGGGAACCTCTGCATGCCGGGTACCCTCACGCCGGAGAAGGTGGCCGGCAAGATCGTCGTCTGCGACCGCGGCGTCAGCGCGCGCGTCCAGAAGGGCTTCGTCGTGCGcgacgcgggcggcgccggcatgGTGCTCTCCAACACGGCCGCCAACGGCCAGGAGCTCGTCGCCGACGCgcacctcctccccgccgcgggCGTCGGCGAGAGGGAAGGCATCGCGATCAAGTCCTACGTGGCCTCCGACCCGAACCCCACGGCGACGATCGTGGTCGCCGGGACACAGGTGGGCGTGCACCCATCGCCGGTGGTGGCCGCGTTCTCGTCGCGCGGGCCCAACATGGTGACGCCGGAGATCCTGAAGCCGGATATCATCGCCCCCGGCGTGAACATCCTGGCGGCGTGGACGGGCAGGGCCGGGCCGACTGGGCTCGCCGCCGACACCCGCCGCGTGGGCTTCAACATCATCTCCGGCACCTCCATGTCGTGCCCGCACGTGAGCGGGCTCGCGGCGCTGCTCCGGAGCGCGCACCCGGAGtggagccccgccgccgtgcggTCCGCGCTGATGACCACCGCCTACGCCACCTACTCCGGCGGCGGGTCGCCGCTCCTGGACGCGGCGACGGGCGCGGCCGCCACGCCGTTCGACTACGGCGCCGGCCACGTGGACCCAGCGCGGGCGGCGGACCCGGGGCTCGTCTACGACCTGGGCGCCCGCGACTACGTCGACTTCCTGTGCGCGCTCAAGTACAGCCCCAACATGATCGCCGTCGTGGCGCGGAGCCGGGACCTGGGGTGCGCCGAGAACAAGACCTACTCCGTGGGCGGCCTCAACTACCCGTCCTTCTCCGTGCCCTTCTCCAcggcggacggcgacggcggcgagtccTCGGCGGCGACCACCGTGACGCACACGCGCACGCTCACCAGCGTGGGCGGGGCCGGCACGTACAAGGTGTCGACGTCGGTGTCCGGCGCCGCGCGGGGCGTGGCCGTGGCGGTGGAGCCGGCGGTGCTGGCGTTCGCGTCGGCGGGGGAGAAGAAGAGCTACACGGTGAGGTTCACGTCCAGGTCGCAGCCGTCGGGCACCGCCGGCTTCGGGCGGCTCGTGTGGTCGGACGGCAAGCACAGCGTGGCCAGCCCGATAGCGTTCACGTGGACCTGA